A section of the Engystomops pustulosus chromosome 3, aEngPut4.maternal, whole genome shotgun sequence genome encodes:
- the LOC140120760 gene encoding tyrosine-protein kinase FRK-like — protein MWQVFCRTCCPCCPCSPDDNELHRDPSTFYTPHPPHILEAKVDNETSKTQKLPVQVIDLRKEDNMLVGQDNPGFTDVLDNPSTEPLHLSSPILTITPSSPKPELNPQNTQLVQAQKPRALRHKHSMGNLQRQVSTYNYPPRSALDLDIVKGQHLEVIEDQGEWVIARTIDGQGQSKTGYIPKTFLANEGSLEAEDWYFGSMTKLDAKRCLLQQENCSGSFLVWQKVGDNGYYISVRVDEVVRHYKVHQSTNGDFFLVKRASCSSLKDLVHHYQQQCDGLCTKLETPCVKLDLPSVNSICYTTVDHLEIQPSSIKKVTRLGSGKFGMVWLGLWNGTTKVAVKELQVSAESLQQTLYGEAETMWKLSHEKLLKLYAVCLQTKPVFIVTEYMPQGNLKKYLQAHDKYKDLPFSQLVDFGVQISQGMDYMEQKGCVHRDLRAENIFLSAMMNCKIGDFGLARFMDSTSMAVTADVQIPIKWTAPEVFQDQKYTSKSDLWSFGVLLGEIFTYGKMPFPNKTNKDYCQDIIYRKELDPPEESPERISYIMRMCWRYEPKSRPSFCEIQGFLMELVTPMLDDDVVE, from the exons ATGTGGCAGGTTTTCTGCAGAACATGTTGTCCCTGCTGTCCGTGCTCTCCCGATGACAATGAACTGCATCGAGATCCGAGCACCTTCTACACACCCCATCCCCCTCACATTTTGGAGGCCAAGGTGGATAATGAAACCAGCAAAACCCAAAAATTACCTGTGCAGGTCATCGATCTCAGGAAGGAGGACAACATGCTGGTCGGTCAGGATAACCCAGGATTTACAGACGTGCTTGATAATCCAAGTACTGAACCCCTTCATCTTAGCTCCCCAATACTGACCATTACACCGAGCTCCCCAAAACCCGAACTCAACCCCCAAAATACGCAACTAGTACAAGCGCAAAAACCAAGAGCACTGAGACATAAACACAGTATGGGCAACCTACAGCGACAGGTGTCAACCTACAACTACCCCCCGCGCTCAGCCCTGGACCTGGACATTGTGAAGGGGCAACATCTGGAAGTGATAGAAGACCAAGGAGAGTGGGTGATCGCGAGGACCATCGACGGCCAGGGACAAAGCAAAACTGGCTACATCCCCAAGACCTTCCTGGCCAACGAGGGCAGTCTGGAGGCGGAGGA CTGGTATTTTGGATCCATGACAAAACTCGATGCCAAGCGTTGCCTCCTGCAGCAAGAGAACTGCAGCGGCTCGTTCCTGGTGTGGCAGAAGGTGGGAGACAATGGCTATTACATCTCAG TGCGTGTGGATGAGGTGGTGAGACATTACAAAGTCCATCAGTCCACCAATGGCGACTTCTTTCTGGTGAAGAGAGCGTCATGCTCCAGTCTGAAGGATCTCGTCCATCACTATCAACAGCAATGTGACGGACTCTGCACCAAACTAGAGACGCCATGTGTCAAG CTGGATCTCCCGTCTGTGAACAGCATCTGTTACACCACGGTAGACCACCTGGAGATCCAACCCAGCTCCATAAAGAAAGTCACCAGGCTGGGCAGCGGCAAGTTCGGCATGGTGTGGCTCGGCTTGTGGAACGGGACCACAAAGGTGGCAGTCAAAGAACTACAAG TCAGTGCCGAATCTCTGCAGCAAACATTGTATGGAGAGGCCGAGACCATGTGGAAGCTGAGCCACGAGAAGCTGCTGAAGTTATATGCTGTGTGTCTGCAGACCAAGCCCGTCTTCATAGTCACCGAGTACATGCCACAAGGAAACCTCAAGAAATATCTGCAAG CTCATGACAAGTACAAGGACCTGCCCTTTTCCCAGCTGGTGGACTTTGGTGTCCAG ATAAGCCAAGGAATGGACTACATGGAGCAGAAGGGCTGCGTTCACCGAGATCTCCGAGCTGAGAACATCTTCCTGTCGGCCATGATGAACTGCAAAATCGGAGACTTTGGCCTTGCACGATTCATGGACAGCACTTCCATGGCTGTCACCGCAG atgtgCAGATTCCCATCAAATGGACAGCACCAGAAGTTTTCCAGGACCAGAAATACACCAGCAAGTCTGACTTATGGTCTTTTGGGGTCCTGCTGGGGGAGATCTTCACCTATGGAAAAATGCCCTTCCCGA ATAAAACCAACAAGGACTACTGCCAGGATATAATCTATAGGAAGGAGCTGGACCCCCCTGAGGAGAGTCCCGAGAGGATCTCATACATCATGAGAATGTGCTGGAGATACGAGCCCAAATCCCGGCCGTCCTTCTGCGAGATCCAGGGGTTCCTCATGGAACTGGTGACCCCGATGCTGGATGATGATGTGGTGGAGTGA